Proteins encoded in a region of the Flavobacterium sp. MDT1-60 genome:
- a CDS encoding glycoside hydrolase family 88 protein, protein MNTRFTVMILALFLSGSIAYSQKNNSFSVKKQLEYCAEQASKTLKVIPDDGTSPRTVPNGSKEWKFVGYKDWTSGFWPGELWYLYQATGDKKWEKEADKFSRFLTPLSVSKAGDHDLGFQVFNSFGNGYRLTKNKEYKDIILKTADTLATLFNPKVGTIQSWPHNKMGGHNTIIDNMMNLELLFWASKNGGNKKLYDIAVKHAETTMANHFRPDYSAYHVLIYDYETGKKIKGRTAQGYSDDSMWARGQAWGIYGFTMVYRETKDPKFLDFAHKITRVYLDRLTTEDLVPYWDFNAPGIPNEPRDASAAAIVSSALIELSSYTKDATLKNEYLTKSKKMIVSLSNDYQSHDVNSAFLLHSTGHKPAGSEIDCSINYADYYYLEALLRLQKLK, encoded by the coding sequence ATGAATACAAGATTTACTGTAATGATTTTAGCTTTATTCCTTTCTGGAAGTATTGCCTATTCTCAAAAGAACAATTCGTTTAGCGTTAAAAAACAGCTTGAATATTGCGCTGAACAAGCTTCTAAAACATTAAAAGTAATTCCGGACGATGGGACTTCTCCAAGAACAGTTCCGAATGGGAGCAAAGAATGGAAATTTGTTGGCTATAAAGACTGGACAAGCGGTTTTTGGCCGGGCGAATTATGGTATTTGTATCAGGCAACCGGAGATAAAAAATGGGAAAAAGAAGCAGATAAATTCAGCCGATTTTTAACACCTTTGTCAGTAAGCAAAGCTGGTGACCACGATTTGGGTTTTCAGGTTTTTAATAGTTTTGGAAATGGTTATCGCTTAACAAAAAACAAAGAGTACAAAGATATTATCCTGAAAACGGCCGATACTCTGGCAACACTTTTTAATCCAAAAGTAGGAACTATTCAATCGTGGCCACATAATAAAATGGGCGGTCATAATACGATTATTGATAATATGATGAATTTAGAATTGCTTTTTTGGGCTTCTAAAAATGGTGGAAATAAAAAGTTATATGATATTGCTGTAAAACATGCGGAAACCACGATGGCTAATCATTTTAGACCTGATTATTCAGCTTATCATGTCTTGATTTATGATTATGAAACTGGTAAAAAAATAAAAGGAAGAACCGCGCAAGGTTATAGCGACGATAGTATGTGGGCGCGTGGACAGGCTTGGGGTATTTATGGATTTACAATGGTTTACAGAGAAACAAAAGATCCTAAGTTCTTAGATTTTGCGCATAAAATTACACGTGTTTATTTGGATAGATTAACGACAGAAGATTTAGTTCCATATTGGGACTTTAACGCACCCGGAATTCCGAATGAACCAAGAGATGCTTCGGCAGCTGCCATTGTATCTTCGGCATTGATTGAATTAAGTTCTTATACAAAAGATGCAACTCTGAAAAACGAATATTTGACAAAATCTAAAAAAATGATTGTTTCACTTTCAAATGATTATCAGAGTCATGATGTTAATTCGGCATTTTTGCTTCATTCAACAGGCCATAAACCAGCCGGAAGCGAAATTGATTGCTCTATAAATTATGCTGATTATTATTATCTGGAAGCACTTTTGAGACTTCAAAAACTAAAATAA
- a CDS encoding DUF2809 domain-containing protein, which yields MKKYRFQYFIIFLGIIFLGILSRKISFIPLCIGDLLYAVMIYTLLRIILIEKKAIEIMILSLLICYGIEFLQLYQEEWMIELRKTLFGRYVLGQGFLWTDIIAYTFGIAIAFVIEKFTLKHFSNQVSA from the coding sequence TTGAAAAAATACAGATTTCAATATTTCATTATTTTCCTTGGAATTATCTTTCTTGGAATCCTCTCCAGAAAAATTAGTTTTATTCCATTATGTATCGGCGATCTGCTATATGCTGTTATGATTTATACACTGCTCAGAATAATATTGATTGAGAAAAAAGCGATTGAAATAATGATTCTTTCCTTATTAATCTGTTACGGAATTGAGTTTTTACAACTTTATCAAGAAGAATGGATGATCGAACTCAGAAAAACACTTTTTGGAAGATATGTTCTCGGCCAAGGTTTTCTTTGGACTGATATTATTGCTTATACTTTTGGAATTGCCATTGCTTTTGTGATCGAAAAATTCACTTTAAAACATTTTTCTAATCAAGTGTCTGCGTAA
- a CDS encoding FMN-binding glutamate synthase family protein has product MRKKFFIYGFLLLIIVVTIYFYTKRGFLLVIILPILLVVGIYNIIQKKHAILRNFPVLGYFRYLFEMIAPEIQQYFIERSTDGKPFSRNQRSLVYQRAKNIDSNSPFGTQLNLNHDSYEGIKHSIFPAKVNEELPRVLVGGKDCKQPYLASLFNVSAMSFGSLSENAVRAINLGAKKGNFYQNTGEGGLTEYHLAGGGDITWQIGTGYFGCRNADGNFSPEKFSEKANLPNVKMIEIKLSQGAKPGHGGVLPAAKNTVQIAKIRGVEPHTTILSPPGHHAFSDSKGLILFIKQLRELSNGKPVGFKLCIGNTAEFEAICHEMIAEDIYPDFITVDGAEGGTGAAPLEFADGVGMPFEPALIFVNKTLVGLNIRDKIRIIGSGKIISGYSILHAIALGADMCNSARGFMFSLGCIQALRCHNNECPTGVATQNKMLMKGLVVTDKSERVYHFHKNTLHAANELLAAAGKKSFADVDINIFMRGDEFANLSDSYFPDQLTNVTRH; this is encoded by the coding sequence ATGAGAAAAAAATTCTTTATTTACGGATTCTTATTGTTAATAATTGTTGTTACCATTTACTTTTATACAAAACGTGGTTTTTTACTGGTCATTATTCTTCCAATCTTGTTGGTTGTAGGTATATATAATATTATTCAAAAAAAACACGCCATTTTAAGAAACTTTCCTGTTTTGGGTTATTTCAGATATTTATTCGAAATGATTGCACCAGAAATCCAGCAGTATTTTATTGAAAGATCTACTGATGGAAAACCTTTCTCCAGGAATCAGCGTTCTTTGGTTTATCAAAGGGCTAAAAATATCGATTCGAATTCGCCCTTCGGAACACAATTAAATTTAAATCATGACAGTTATGAAGGAATAAAACATTCTATTTTTCCGGCAAAAGTCAATGAGGAATTACCTCGTGTTTTAGTAGGCGGAAAAGATTGCAAACAACCTTATCTTGCTTCCTTATTTAATGTTTCTGCCATGAGTTTTGGTTCGCTAAGCGAAAATGCAGTTCGTGCTATAAATCTTGGTGCTAAAAAAGGAAATTTCTACCAAAATACCGGAGAAGGTGGTTTAACTGAATATCATTTGGCGGGCGGTGGCGATATTACCTGGCAAATTGGTACAGGTTATTTCGGTTGTCGTAATGCTGATGGAAATTTCAGTCCTGAAAAATTCTCAGAAAAAGCTAATCTCCCAAATGTAAAAATGATTGAGATTAAACTTTCGCAAGGCGCTAAACCAGGTCACGGAGGTGTGTTACCTGCCGCAAAAAATACGGTTCAGATTGCTAAAATCAGAGGCGTTGAACCACACACAACTATTCTTTCTCCTCCAGGACATCATGCATTTTCAGACAGTAAAGGTCTTATTCTTTTTATAAAGCAGTTGCGTGAATTATCAAATGGAAAACCAGTTGGATTTAAATTATGCATTGGAAATACCGCTGAATTTGAAGCCATTTGCCACGAAATGATTGCTGAAGATATTTATCCTGATTTTATAACCGTTGATGGTGCCGAAGGTGGAACCGGTGCAGCTCCTCTTGAATTTGCAGATGGAGTCGGAATGCCATTTGAACCTGCTTTGATATTTGTAAACAAAACATTGGTTGGATTAAATATCCGCGACAAAATACGCATTATTGGAAGCGGTAAAATTATTTCCGGATACTCCATTTTACATGCTATTGCTTTAGGTGCAGATATGTGTAACAGTGCTCGTGGTTTTATGTTTTCATTAGGCTGTATTCAGGCCTTACGTTGTCATAATAATGAATGCCCAACCGGAGTGGCAACTCAAAACAAAATGCTGATGAAAGGTTTAGTTGTCACCGATAAATCAGAGCGTGTTTATCATTTTCATAAAAATACTTTGCATGCAGCTAATGAACTTTTAGCGGCAGCAGGAAAGAAAAGTTTTGCTGACGTTGATATCAATATTTTTATGCGTGGCGATGAATTTGCCAATTTATCAGACTCCTATTTCCCTGATCAATTAACGAACGTTACCAGACATTAA
- a CDS encoding ABC transporter ATP-binding protein — protein sequence MEISVLYKKITSFVRPYRKMVIATLLLTFLGSFAAQVNALILKYTVDTISNLMVAHEPLSKGFHLLGIISIVLLSKELIYSVVQFGQKFYGEKLRIFITRDISQTIVEKILSYRMEFYSSNENESGKLQTRIDLGISSLTRLVQNFFIDILPLFANAFVALILMFYANVYVGLVSLCIIPIYFYVSQLQASKLSGFRRRMRSYRETKNNGIISLIESITVIKSFVREPMEADRHKNIQFEMTENQLATRKTSFIFESIKGFIEQIGVVIIIILTAYFVLNNTMTIGAIMFHIMLFNNVSSPIRQLHRIYDEVNDALIYSEGFFDILESDQEKETSGNYIPEKIVGLIEVKNVDFVYPNGTKALSDINFTIKPNETSALVGLSGAGKSTIINLLDKFYLPSSGEIYLDGVDLNEYNTDFLRKNIGLVLQKNHIFKGTIAQNILYGNPDATQSEIIDAAKQAYIHEQIMQLPKGYDSDAHLLSGGQQQRIAIARLFLKNPPIIFLDEPTASLDAIATEQIKKSLDAIKKDRTVIIISHSISQIIDASHIIVLEQGRCVEQGTHDELYDNKSVYYGIFTAMANSLNIEKITQTLD from the coding sequence ATGGAGATATCCGTCTTATATAAAAAGATAACGTCTTTTGTCAGGCCATACCGGAAAATGGTAATTGCAACTTTGCTGCTTACTTTTTTAGGTTCATTTGCAGCACAGGTAAATGCGTTAATATTAAAGTATACTGTTGATACAATTAGTAATTTGATGGTTGCCCACGAACCATTATCAAAAGGATTTCATTTATTAGGTATTATAAGCATTGTGCTGCTCTCCAAAGAATTAATTTATTCAGTAGTACAATTTGGACAGAAATTTTATGGGGAAAAACTGCGGATCTTCATAACCCGTGATATTTCACAAACTATAGTAGAGAAGATTTTGAGCTACAGAATGGAATTTTACTCTTCTAATGAAAATGAAAGCGGAAAACTTCAAACCAGAATCGATTTAGGAATTAGTAGTTTGACAAGATTGGTTCAGAATTTTTTTATTGATATTCTGCCTTTGTTCGCTAATGCTTTTGTAGCGCTGATTTTGATGTTTTACGCCAATGTTTATGTTGGTTTGGTGAGTTTGTGCATTATTCCGATTTATTTTTATGTAAGTCAATTGCAGGCAAGTAAATTGAGTGGTTTTAGAAGAAGAATGCGTTCGTATCGCGAAACGAAGAATAACGGTATAATAAGTTTAATCGAATCGATAACCGTAATAAAATCGTTTGTAAGAGAACCTATGGAAGCGGATCGCCATAAAAATATTCAGTTTGAAATGACCGAAAATCAATTGGCAACCAGAAAAACGAGTTTCATTTTTGAAAGCATTAAAGGTTTTATCGAACAAATAGGAGTGGTTATTATCATTATTCTGACAGCTTATTTTGTTTTAAATAATACAATGACCATTGGCGCGATCATGTTTCATATTATGTTGTTTAATAATGTATCATCGCCAATCAGACAATTGCATAGAATTTATGATGAAGTAAATGATGCTTTAATTTATTCCGAGGGATTTTTCGATATTTTAGAATCAGATCAGGAAAAAGAAACTAGCGGGAATTATATTCCGGAGAAAATAGTGGGACTTATCGAAGTTAAAAATGTTGATTTTGTCTATCCAAACGGAACTAAAGCATTATCAGATATTAATTTTACGATTAAACCAAATGAAACAAGTGCATTGGTTGGATTAAGCGGCGCAGGAAAAAGTACGATTATCAATTTATTAGATAAGTTCTATTTGCCTTCCTCTGGGGAAATTTATTTGGATGGAGTAGATTTAAACGAGTATAATACCGATTTTCTTCGTAAAAATATTGGACTAGTATTGCAAAAGAATCATATTTTTAAAGGAACAATTGCTCAAAATATTCTCTACGGAAATCCTGATGCTACACAATCAGAAATTATAGATGCGGCCAAGCAAGCTTATATTCACGAACAAATTATGCAATTGCCAAAAGGCTATGATTCTGATGCGCATTTACTTTCGGGCGGGCAACAACAACGAATTGCAATTGCGAGATTATTTTTGAAGAATCCGCCGATTATCTTTTTAGATGAGCCTACTGCCAGTTTGGATGCGATTGCAACAGAACAAATAAAAAAATCACTTGATGCTATTAAAAAAGACCGAACTGTAATTATTATCTCGCATAGTATTTCTCAAATTATTGATGCTTCACATATTATTGTTTTAGAACAAGGAAGATGTGTAGAGCAAGGAACACACGATGAATTATATGATAATAAATCAGTTTATTATGGAATATTTACGGCTATGGCCAATAGTTTAAATATCGAGAAAATTACGCAGACACTTGATTAG
- a CDS encoding NYN domain-containing protein, which yields MPLSNSKDLKLAVLIDADNVPYSNVKGMMEEIAKFGTPTTKRIYADWTKPNSNGWKGVLLEHAITPIQQYSYTVGKNSSDSALIIDAMDLLYSGKLDGFCIVSSDSDFTRLAIRLRESGMKVIGIGEKKTPNSFIVACDRFIYIEVLDGAIQKKKPKTTVAADAKKPVEKPSEKALHKIDKQTIELIEDTIEDIEDDDGWAFLGDVGNLIVKKKPEFDPRNYGFSKLTPMLKSLTDILEIDERESDKKGIKHVYVRLRFN from the coding sequence ATGCCCTTAAGCAACTCCAAAGATTTAAAATTAGCAGTCTTAATAGATGCTGATAACGTGCCCTATAGCAATGTAAAAGGCATGATGGAAGAAATAGCAAAATTTGGAACACCAACCACCAAACGTATTTATGCCGATTGGACCAAGCCAAACTCAAATGGCTGGAAAGGTGTTTTGCTGGAACACGCCATTACTCCTATTCAACAATACAGTTATACGGTTGGAAAAAATTCTTCTGATTCGGCCTTAATTATTGATGCAATGGATTTGCTTTATTCCGGAAAACTAGACGGCTTTTGTATCGTATCAAGCGATAGTGATTTTACCCGTCTGGCAATTCGTTTACGAGAATCCGGCATGAAAGTTATTGGTATTGGTGAAAAGAAAACACCAAACTCTTTCATAGTTGCCTGCGACAGATTTATTTATATTGAGGTTTTGGATGGCGCTATTCAGAAGAAAAAACCTAAAACTACTGTCGCTGCTGACGCCAAAAAACCAGTAGAAAAACCTTCAGAAAAAGCATTGCATAAAATTGATAAACAAACCATTGAACTTATTGAAGACACCATTGAAGACATTGAAGATGACGATGGATGGGCTTTTTTAGGAGATGTTGGAAATCTTATCGTAAAGAAAAAACCTGAATTCGACCCAAGAAATTATGGTTTTTCTAAGCTTACGCCGATGCTGAAATCCTTAACAGATATTCTTGAAATTGATGAAAGAGAATCAGATAAAAAAGGAATCAAACACGTTTATGTTCGGTTGAGATTTAATTAA
- the nirK gene encoding copper-containing nitrite reductase codes for MKKKLQIPIRLKVLFYAIYMSMILYSCKEKEQSQDYTKIVTEGEMQAELTKPPMVPKPIGDRVAMKLKVNMEIKEQEGTMADGVKYTYWTFGGSVPGSFIRTRVGDEVEFHLKNHPDNKLPHNIDLHAVTGPGGGATSSLVAPGHEKVFSFKVINPGLYVYHCATAPVGMHIANGMYGLILVEPEGGLPKVDKEYYVMQGDFYTQGEYGAKGLQAFDMNKAIKETPDYVVFNGKVGSMTNGNELTAKVGETVRLFVGNGGPNLVSSFHVIGEIFDHVHVEGGALMNKNVQTTLIPAGGSAIVDFKVETPGNFIMVDHSIFRAFNKGALGILKVEGEENKSIYSGTIQEGIYLPEGGTIQKMPENATTKTAAPKRTLAEKTTIGKQIFGTTCFACHQSEGQGIPNSFPPLAKSDYLNADSKRAIKTILHGLTGEVTVNGKKFNSVMPSQNLSDDEIANVLTYIYSSWGNNKTEITPEMVKALR; via the coding sequence ATGAAAAAGAAGTTACAAATCCCGATTAGACTAAAAGTATTATTTTACGCCATTTATATGTCAATGATATTATATTCTTGCAAAGAAAAGGAGCAATCGCAAGATTATACTAAAATTGTAACAGAAGGAGAAATGCAGGCAGAACTTACTAAACCACCCATGGTACCAAAACCAATTGGTGACAGAGTTGCCATGAAATTAAAAGTCAATATGGAAATTAAGGAACAAGAAGGTACGATGGCTGACGGTGTAAAATATACCTATTGGACATTTGGTGGTTCTGTTCCCGGAAGTTTCATCAGGACCCGCGTAGGAGATGAAGTAGAATTTCATTTAAAAAATCATCCCGATAATAAATTGCCGCACAATATTGATTTACATGCTGTTACAGGCCCCGGTGGAGGTGCAACATCATCATTGGTAGCACCAGGGCATGAAAAAGTATTCAGTTTTAAAGTTATAAATCCCGGTCTTTATGTTTATCACTGTGCAACTGCACCTGTGGGAATGCACATTGCTAACGGAATGTATGGATTGATTTTGGTTGAACCAGAAGGCGGATTACCTAAAGTGGATAAGGAATATTACGTAATGCAAGGTGATTTTTATACTCAGGGCGAATATGGTGCTAAAGGCCTTCAGGCTTTTGATATGAATAAAGCAATTAAAGAAACTCCTGATTATGTTGTTTTTAATGGGAAAGTTGGTTCTATGACAAATGGAAATGAACTAACAGCAAAAGTTGGAGAAACCGTACGCCTATTTGTTGGTAATGGCGGACCAAATTTGGTTTCATCATTCCATGTCATTGGTGAAATTTTTGATCACGTGCATGTAGAAGGCGGAGCGCTTATGAATAAAAATGTTCAAACAACTTTAATTCCTGCAGGTGGCTCGGCAATTGTTGATTTTAAAGTAGAAACTCCCGGGAATTTTATTATGGTCGACCATTCCATTTTTAGAGCTTTTAATAAAGGAGCTTTAGGAATTCTTAAAGTTGAAGGTGAAGAAAATAAAAGCATTTATTCTGGAACTATTCAGGAAGGAATTTATTTGCCTGAAGGCGGAACTATTCAAAAAATGCCGGAGAATGCAACAACAAAAACTGCTGCTCCTAAAAGAACTTTAGCCGAAAAAACAACAATTGGAAAACAGATTTTTGGAACAACATGCTTTGCCTGCCATCAATCTGAAGGGCAAGGAATTCCGAATAGCTTTCCTCCTCTGGCAAAATCAGATTATTTAAATGCAGATTCAAAACGAGCTATTAAAACAATTCTACACGGTTTAACTGGAGAAGTAACCGTAAATGGTAAAAAATTCAATAGTGTGATGCCATCTCAAAATTTATCAGATGATGAAATAGCCAACGTTTTGACATATATCTATAGTAGTTGGGGAAATAACAAAACAGAAATCACTCCGGAAATGGTAAAAGCATTGCGTTAA
- a CDS encoding Rrf2 family transcriptional regulator: MFSKACEYGIRASIFIATKSSEGIRVGIKDVAKEIDSPEPFTAKIMQILTKNGIIASAKGVGGGFEVSNEAVRSIKLIQIVDAIDGNTIYKGCGIGLKECSETHPCPVHNEFKKIRELLLAMLTNTTLEQLASGVNSGDFYLKILNRSE; the protein is encoded by the coding sequence ATGTTTTCAAAAGCATGTGAGTACGGTATTCGCGCTTCTATTTTTATAGCGACCAAATCATCAGAAGGGATTCGGGTTGGAATAAAAGATGTTGCCAAAGAAATTGACTCTCCTGAGCCTTTTACGGCTAAAATCATGCAGATCCTCACCAAAAATGGCATTATTGCTTCGGCTAAAGGTGTTGGAGGAGGATTTGAAGTTTCGAATGAAGCAGTGAGGTCTATAAAGCTGATTCAAATTGTCGATGCTATTGATGGAAATACCATATATAAAGGTTGTGGAATTGGATTAAAGGAATGTTCAGAAACGCATCCTTGTCCTGTCCATAATGAGTTTAAAAAAATACGTGAACTGCTTTTAGCAATGCTAACCAATACGACTCTGGAACAGCTTGCTTCTGGAGTAAATTCAGGAGATTTTTACCTGAAAATATTAAATCGAAGTGAATAA
- a CDS encoding SCO family protein: MKKIIVPIFSLLFSLQSCKEKIKEAGSTVAKNKEISDLSIYNLPSEWTTQDGKSIELKSLNGNVLVMVMIYTSCKAACPRLVADMRNIEAKLDKKTKKNVKLILVSIDPVTDTPKKLKLFAIANKMDKDPWLFLRSTEDNTREFAAILAVNYKQISPMEFSHSNIISVFNPLGELIYQQEGLGVNNDQTVNKINEEAGKI, from the coding sequence ATGAAAAAAATAATAGTGCCAATTTTTAGTCTTCTTTTTTCCTTACAGAGCTGCAAAGAAAAAATAAAAGAAGCGGGTTCTACAGTTGCTAAGAACAAAGAAATAAGTGATTTGTCTATTTATAATTTACCTTCTGAATGGACAACACAAGACGGAAAAAGCATCGAACTAAAAAGCCTCAACGGAAATGTTCTCGTAATGGTCATGATATACACTTCCTGCAAAGCAGCTTGTCCCCGACTTGTAGCCGATATGAGAAATATTGAAGCAAAACTGGATAAAAAAACGAAAAAAAATGTTAAGCTTATTCTGGTGAGTATTGATCCTGTTACAGATACTCCAAAGAAGCTTAAGTTATTTGCCATAGCTAACAAAATGGACAAAGATCCCTGGCTTTTCTTAAGATCGACAGAAGATAATACACGAGAGTTTGCTGCTATTCTGGCTGTAAATTACAAGCAGATATCTCCAATGGAATTTTCCCATTCTAATATCATTAGCGTTTTTAATCCACTAGGAGAATTAATATACCAGCAGGAAGGATTAGGAGTAAATAATGATCAGACTGTAAATAAAATAAACGAAGAGGCAGGAAAAATTTAA
- the ric gene encoding iron-sulfur cluster repair di-iron protein: MENLKDKTIGAFVAQDFRTAAVFSKYKIDFCCKGNRTINEVCEKQEIDSDVLLQNVFDVLQSENNNTIDFNSWPLDLLVDYIEKTHHRYVEEKTGIILQFLNKLCSVHGANHPELFKINELFTAGAGELSQHMKKEELMLFPFIKRMVKTKESNSVLSQPSFGTVSNPIAMMMQEHDNEGERFREIANLTDNYTTPADGCTTYKVAFAMLDEFEQDLHKHIHLENNILFPKAVILEEEFA, from the coding sequence ATGGAAAATTTAAAAGATAAAACTATTGGAGCTTTTGTAGCTCAGGATTTTAGAACAGCAGCAGTGTTTTCAAAATATAAAATTGATTTTTGCTGCAAAGGAAACAGGACTATTAATGAAGTTTGTGAAAAACAAGAAATTGATTCTGATGTTTTGCTTCAAAATGTATTTGATGTCTTGCAGTCAGAAAACAACAATACGATAGATTTTAATTCGTGGCCTTTAGACTTATTGGTCGATTATATCGAAAAAACACATCATCGTTATGTTGAAGAGAAAACAGGGATAATTTTACAGTTTTTAAATAAATTATGCAGTGTGCACGGAGCAAATCATCCCGAATTGTTTAAAATAAATGAATTGTTTACAGCAGGTGCCGGAGAATTATCTCAGCATATGAAGAAAGAAGAATTGATGCTGTTTCCTTTCATTAAAAGAATGGTAAAAACCAAAGAATCTAATAGTGTTTTGTCGCAACCTTCTTTTGGAACCGTTTCTAACCCAATCGCAATGATGATGCAGGAACATGACAATGAAGGAGAACGTTTTCGTGAAATTGCTAATCTGACTGATAATTATACGACTCCAGCCGATGGTTGTACCACTTATAAAGTAGCTTTTGCTATGTTAGACGAATTTGAGCAGGATTTACACAAACACATTCATTTAGAAAATAATATTCTTTTTCCTAAAGCGGTAATTTTAGAAGAAGAGTTTGCTTAA
- the azu gene encoding azurin → MNKKIKISLVMLMGVLAITSCGKKETPQTEEPTEATETPSDEGNKPAVSNVLVIEGNDQMQFNTNELRALAGKPITLTLKHVGKIPKEAMGHNLVILQEGTDEAAFAAKAINAKDTDYIPASEKASIVAHTKLLGGGEEDTIEFTVDKKGTYNFLCTFPGHVAMMRGVLIIE, encoded by the coding sequence ATGAATAAAAAAATCAAAATTTCTCTTGTAATGCTAATGGGCGTTTTAGCAATTACTTCTTGTGGAAAAAAAGAAACTCCACAAACTGAAGAACCAACAGAAGCAACTGAGACTCCATCTGACGAAGGAAATAAGCCTGCAGTAAGTAATGTTTTAGTTATTGAAGGAAACGATCAAATGCAATTTAATACCAATGAATTAAGAGCGTTAGCCGGAAAACCTATTACACTTACCTTAAAACATGTTGGTAAAATTCCAAAAGAAGCAATGGGACATAATTTGGTTATCTTGCAGGAAGGTACCGATGAAGCTGCTTTTGCCGCAAAAGCAATTAACGCTAAAGACACTGATTATATACCAGCTTCAGAAAAAGCATCAATAGTTGCTCATACTAAATTACTTGGTGGAGGAGAAGAAGATACAATAGAATTCACTGTAGATAAAAAAGGAACTTATAACTTTTTATGCACTTTTCCAGGCCATGTCGCTATGATGAGAGGTGTATTAATTATAGAATAA
- a CDS encoding formylglycine-generating enzyme family protein: MQKKILIIFLFLVLIGFVRAQESKMVPIQEGSFVPLYGATSKKPVLVKSFFIDVFPVTNTEYLNFVKKHPEFSKSKIKGLFADKSYLDYWKNDLDFGNVNSKAPITTVSWFAAKKYCECQGKRLLTIDEWEYVAMADEKKRDARTKKEFNNYILSWYEKSRTYENPIGQTFKNYWGIYDMHGLVWEWTSDFNSIFLSGESRKDKSADQNLFCGASSVNATDLMDYAAFMRYAFRGSLKAQYSTRNLGFRCASTTKL; encoded by the coding sequence ATGCAAAAAAAGATTTTAATTATTTTTCTTTTCTTAGTTCTGATTGGATTCGTAAGAGCTCAAGAATCGAAAATGGTTCCGATACAAGAGGGTTCTTTTGTCCCTCTTTACGGAGCCACGTCAAAAAAACCTGTTCTTGTAAAATCTTTTTTTATAGATGTTTTTCCGGTGACAAATACCGAATATTTAAACTTTGTTAAGAAACATCCCGAGTTCAGTAAATCTAAAATCAAAGGACTATTTGCAGACAAAAGTTATCTGGATTATTGGAAAAATGATCTTGATTTTGGAAATGTAAATTCAAAAGCACCTATTACTACTGTTTCCTGGTTTGCTGCAAAAAAATATTGCGAATGTCAAGGAAAACGTCTTCTAACAATCGATGAATGGGAATATGTTGCAATGGCAGACGAGAAAAAAAGAGACGCCCGAACCAAAAAAGAGTTCAATAATTACATTTTATCATGGTATGAAAAATCAAGAACATACGAAAATCCAATTGGACAAACCTTTAAAAATTATTGGGGTATTTATGATATGCATGGTTTAGTATGGGAATGGACATCAGACTTCAATAGTATTTTTTTGTCTGGCGAATCCCGAAAAGACAAAAGTGCCGACCAAAATCTTTTTTGCGGCGCTTCATCAGTAAATGCAACTGATTTAATGGATTATGCTGCTTTTATGCGATACGCTTTCAGAGGAAGCCTAAAAGCACAATATTCAACACGCAATCTGGGCTTTCGATGTGCCAGTACAACAAAGCTTTAA